In the Alistipes provencensis genome, AATAGTTGATGACATGCGAGAGGTTCGACACGTCGATGCCGCGCGCGGCGACGTCGGTGGCTACCAGTATGTTGACCGCCTTGTCGCGGAACTTGCGCAGAATCTTTTCGCGCTGGGCCTGCGACACGTCGCCGTGCAACCCTTCGGCCGAATAGCCCTGCGCCACCAGTCGCGTCGCCACCTCGTCCACGCCGATTTTCGTGCGGCAGAAGACGATGCCGTAAAAGTCCGGTTCGATGTCGATGATGCGCGTCATGGCGTCGAACTTGTCGGCCTCGCGCACTTCGAAATAGATCTGGTTCGTGAGGTCGGTCATCAGGTGCTGCGACTCCACGCGCAGGACCTCCGTATTACGCATGTAAGCCTCCGAAAGACGGATGATCCGCTCGGGCATCGTGGCCGAAAAGAGCAGCACGCGGCGCTCTTCGCCCGTATGGCTCATGATCTCCTCGACATCCTCGACGAAACCCATGTTGAGCATCTCGTCGGCCTCGTCCAGAACGAGGAAACGGACCTTGTCCAATTTGAGCGTGCCGCGGCGGATGTGGTCCAGCACACGGCCGGGGGTTCCGACGACGATGTCGACGCCCCGCGACAGGCGGCGCAACTGTTCGCTCATCGCGGCGCCTCCGTAGATGGCCGTGATCGAGAGCCGCCGTTCACGGTTGTAGCTCAGCAGCTCTTCGGCTGCCTGCACGGCCAGTTCGCGCGTCGGGACGAGGATGATGGACTGCACTCCCTCCGTCGAATGTTCGATCTGCTGGAGTATCGGCAGCCCGAAAGCCGCCGTCTTGCCCGTACCGGTCTGGGATTGTGCGATGATGTCGTTTTCTCCGGAGAGCAGACGGGGAATCGTAAGTCGTTGAATGGAAGTAGGGCTTTCGAACCCTTTTGCTTGGACGGCCGCGAGCATTTCGTCGCTAAGGCCTAAGGTGCTGAAATCAGCTTCGTTGATCATATATGAATAGTTGAAGGGCCAAAGGTACGATAATTTATTGGATTATTCGCCGGAAAATCACTATCTTCGCAAAGTTATCCGCATGACGGCCCCGCGCGACGGGCGCCGCCGCCTAAAACCGCAACCATGAGTCATCGCATCCTGCTGGTCGACGACGAGGTCGACATCCTCGAATTCGTCCGTTACAACCTCGTCCGCGAGGGTTACGAAGTTTTCACGGCCCAGAACGGCGCCGAGGCGCTCAAGGTGGCCGCCGAATGCCGCCCGCACCTGATCCTGCTCGACATGATGATGCCGGTGATGGACGGGGCGCAGACCTGCCGGGCCATCCGCGAGAACCCCGTGCTGAAGGATACGATGGTGGTTTTCCTCTCGGCGCTGGGCGAGGAACAGCAGCAGTTGGCGGGGTTCGGCGTGGGTGCCGACGACTATTTGACCAAGCCGATCAAGATGAAGCTGCTGGTGAGCCGCGTGCAGGCGATCCTCAAGCGCATCGACGCCGACGCGGCCCCCGCTGCGCCCCCGGCCCCGGGCATCACGGTCGACCGCGACCGTTACACGGTGATCCGCGACGGGCAGGAGATCGCCCTTCCGCGCAAGGAGTTCGCGCTGTTGGACCTGCTCTGCTCGTCGCCGGGACGACTGATTCCCCGCGAGGAGATCTACGCCAAGATCTGGGGCACGGAGGTGGTCGTGGGCGACCGCACGATCGACGTCCACATCCGCAAACTGCGCCAGAAGATCGGCGACGAACGCATCGTCACGGTCAAAGGCGTCGGCTATAAATACATACCCGTTTAAAAAGCGGGTTTTAGGGGCGGAGAACGGGCACGCCGTTTTCGTCCGGTTCCGCGCCGCCATCCTCCGGTATGGAATACATGACAGGTTAGTTAGGAAAATATATGGACAAATTGCGAAAATACCGCCGCATCGTCATCAAGATCGGCAGCAACGTGCTGACCCGCGAAGACGGACGGCCCGACACCACGCGCATCTCGGCGCTCGTGGACCAGATCGCGGGGCTCTACCGCGCGGGGGTCGAGGTGATCCTCGTCTCGTCGGGGGCCGTGGCCTCGGGCCGCAGCATCCTCGAACCCAAGGTCGGGCGCATCGACACCGTTTCGGCCCGCCAGCTCTTTTCGGCCGTCGGACAGGTGAAACTCCTGAACCGCTATTACGACCTTTTCCACGAATACGGCATCGCCTGCGGGCAGGTGCTGACCACCAAGGAGAGCCTCTCCACGCGGCGCCAGTACCTCAACCAGCGCAACTGCATGGAGGCGATGCTCGCCGCCGGCGTGGTGCCTATCGTCAACGAGAACGACACCATCTCGGTCACCGAGCTGATGTTCACCGACAACGACGAACTCTCGGGCCTCGTGGCCGCGATGATGGACGCCGAGGCGCTCATCATCCTGAGCAACATCGACGGCATCTACGACGGTCCGCCCGCCGACCCCGCGTCGCAGGTCATCCGCAGCGTGGCTCCGGGCCGCGACCTCTCGCAGTACATCGACACGGCTCGCTCCTCGCGCGGCCGCGGGGGCATGACGACCAAAAGCCGCATCTCGTCGCGCGTCGCGGGCGAGGGCATCGAGGTCGTGATCGCCAACGGCCGCCGCGACGGTATTCTGACCGATCTGGCCCTCACAGACCGCGACGTCGTATGCACCCGCTTCGAAGCGGCGCCCCGCCCCGCCTCGGGGGTCAAGAAATGGATCGCCAGCAGCGAGGGCTTCGCCAAGGGAGCCCTGCACCTCGACGCCGGAGCCGCCGCGGCCATTTCGCAGAGCAAGGCCGCGAGCATCCTCGCCGTGGGGGTCACCGCCGTCGAGGGAGAGTTCGAACGCGACGACATCGTGCGCATCCTCTCGCCCGAAGGCACGCCGCTGGGCGTGGGCCGCATCTCGTGCGACAGCGACACGGCACGCCGCAATCTGGGCCGCAAAGGTCTCAAACCCCTGATCCACTGCGATTACTTATATTTGGAATAAGATGGACACGCAATACGAAACCCGGTTCGCCGCCGCCCGCCGCGCCGGGACCGAACTGGCCCGGACCGACGACGCCACCCTGAGCCGCGCCGTGGTGAGAGCCGCCGCCCTGCTGCGGGAAAACACCGAAAAACTCCTCGCGGCCAACGCCCTCGACCTCGCGGCCATGGCCGCCGACTCGCCCATGCGCGACCGACTGCGGCTAACGCCCGAGCGCATCGCAGGCATCGCCTCCGACATGGAATCCGTCGCCGGGCTCCCCGCGCCGCAGGGCGCGACGATCGACGAATGGAGCCGTCCCAACGGCATGACCGTCCGCAAGATCCGCGTGCCGTTCGGCGTCGTGGGCATGGTCTGCGAGGCGCGCCCCAACGTCACGGCCGACATCTTCTCGTTATGCCTGAAAACCGGCAATGCCTGCGTGCTGAAAGGCGGCAGCGATGCCCGCCACTCCAACGAAGCCATCGCCGCCCTGCTCCACGAAGCGCTCCGCAGCGAAGACATCGACCCGGCAGCCTTCACCCTGCTGCCCTCCGGCCACGAAGCCGTGGCGGCCCTGCTCGGGGCCGTGGGCTATGTCGATGTGGTGATTCCCCGCGGCGGTGCGGGGCTGATCCGCTTCGTGCGCGAGAACGCCCGCATCCCCGTCATCGAGACCGGCGCCGGCATCGTCCACACCTATTTCGACGCAGAGGGCGACCTCGCCAAAGGCCGCGCCATCGTCTGCAACGCCAAGACGCGCCGCGTGAGCGTCTGCAACGCCCTCGACTGCCTCATCGTCCACCGCGACCGCCTCGGCGACCTCGCCAAACTGTGCGACCCGATGGCTGCCCGACGGGTCACGATCTATGCCGATGCGGAGGCTTACGCCGCCCTCGCGGGCCGCTACCCCGCCTGCCAGCTCCGTCCCGCCGAAGAGGAGCATTTCGGCACCGAGTTCCTCGAC is a window encoding:
- a CDS encoding response regulator transcription factor → MSHRILLVDDEVDILEFVRYNLVREGYEVFTAQNGAEALKVAAECRPHLILLDMMMPVMDGAQTCRAIRENPVLKDTMVVFLSALGEEQQQLAGFGVGADDYLTKPIKMKLLVSRVQAILKRIDADAAPAAPPAPGITVDRDRYTVIRDGQEIALPRKEFALLDLLCSSPGRLIPREEIYAKIWGTEVVVGDRTIDVHIRKLRQKIGDERIVTVKGVGYKYIPV
- a CDS encoding glutamate-5-semialdehyde dehydrogenase, producing the protein MDTQYETRFAAARRAGTELARTDDATLSRAVVRAAALLRENTEKLLAANALDLAAMAADSPMRDRLRLTPERIAGIASDMESVAGLPAPQGATIDEWSRPNGMTVRKIRVPFGVVGMVCEARPNVTADIFSLCLKTGNACVLKGGSDARHSNEAIAALLHEALRSEDIDPAAFTLLPSGHEAVAALLGAVGYVDVVIPRGGAGLIRFVRENARIPVIETGAGIVHTYFDAEGDLAKGRAIVCNAKTRRVSVCNALDCLIVHRDRLGDLAKLCDPMAARRVTIYADAEAYAALAGRYPACQLRPAEEEHFGTEFLDYKLAVKTVGSLDETLAHIERFSSRHSEAIITENAETARQFSQRVDAACVYVNVSTAFTDGGQFGFGAEVGISTQKLHARGPMGLPELTTYKYVVSGDGQTREP
- the proB gene encoding glutamate 5-kinase, whose protein sequence is MDKLRKYRRIVIKIGSNVLTREDGRPDTTRISALVDQIAGLYRAGVEVILVSSGAVASGRSILEPKVGRIDTVSARQLFSAVGQVKLLNRYYDLFHEYGIACGQVLTTKESLSTRRQYLNQRNCMEAMLAAGVVPIVNENDTISVTELMFTDNDELSGLVAAMMDAEALIILSNIDGIYDGPPADPASQVIRSVAPGRDLSQYIDTARSSRGRGGMTTKSRISSRVAGEGIEVVIANGRRDGILTDLALTDRDVVCTRFEAAPRPASGVKKWIASSEGFAKGALHLDAGAAAAISQSKAASILAVGVTAVEGEFERDDIVRILSPEGTPLGVGRISCDSDTARRNLGRKGLKPLIHCDYLYLE